One Plasmodium knowlesi strain H genome assembly, chromosome: 10 genomic window carries:
- a CDS encoding ras-related protein Rab-1B, putative, translated as MNDSYDSLFKILLIGDSGVGKSCLLLRFADDTYTDSYISTIGVDFKIKTIEIEDKIIKLQIWDTAGQERFRTITSSYYRGAQGIIIVYDVTDRDSFNNVKNWIIEIEKYASEDVQKILIGNKIDLKNDRNVSYEEGKELADSCNIQFLETSAKIAHNVEQAFKTMAHEIKNKSQLENQQKGRANINLNAKPIKDNRKKCC; from the exons ATGAATGATAGCTA TGATagtttatttaaaattttattaattgGAGATAGTGGCGTTGGGAAATCTTGTTTGCTCCTTCGTTTTGCC GATGATACCTACACGGACAGTTACATCAGCACAATCGGAGTTGACTTTAAAATAAAGACGATAGAAATTGAAgacaaaattataaaactGCAAATA TGGGATACAGCAGGACAGGAGCGATTCAGGACCATTACGTCTTCCTATTATAGGGGAGCACAAG GCATCATTATTGTTTACGACGTGACCGACCGAGATAGCTTCAACAATGTGAAAAATTGGATAATCGAGATAGAAAA ATACGCATCGGAGGACGTACAGAAAATTCTCATAGGAAACAAAattgatttaaaaaatgatcgCAATGTGAGTtacgaagaaggaaaagagctAGCTGACAGCTGCAACATTCAGTTCCTGGAGACTTCGGCCAAAATAGCCCACAACGTGGAGCAAGCCTTTAAAACCATGGCGCATGAAATCAAAAATAAATCTCAGTTGGAGAATCAGCAGAAGGGAAGGGCCAACATCAATTTGAACGCGAAGCCAATAAAGGATAATAGAAAGAAGTGCTGCTGA
- a CDS encoding orotate phosphoribosyltransferase, putative, with product MEEEKSTKQTNYLSDEDLHKKYIHLRECIELEKDDMDNCHVKEMKKLLITALLKYKAIKFGDFILKSKRKSKYFFSSGVLNNIVSAHIISFLISHLILKEKIPFDYLLGASYKGIPIATLTSHFLFQSNKFSNVFYLYDRKEKKDYGDKTLIVGNLDEEFNGDVHNAKDEKNEKKVIIIDDVFTCGTALTEIMNKLKSYPNLKVVAFIVLLNRNEYELNEHNEKVYFKDLFEQKLKVPLYSILSYNEDLEPLMG from the coding sequence atggaagaagagaaaagtacCAAACAAACGAACTATCTCAGTGATGAAGatttacacaaaaaatatatccatcTTCGAGAATGCATCGAACTGGAGAAGGATGACATGGACAACTGCCAcgtgaaggaaatgaaaaaattgctcATCACAGCATTGTTAAAATATAAGGCCATAAAATTTggtgattttattttaaaatcaAAGAGAAaatcaaaatattttttttcaagtggAGTATTAAATAACATCGTTTCCGCACACATTATTtcgtttttaatttctcatttaattttaaaggaaaaaattccctttgATTATTTATTGGGGGCATCTTATAAGGGCATTCCAATAGCAACCCTGACTAGCCACTTTTTATTTCAGTCGAAtaaattttcaaatgtttTTTACCTGTACgataggaaggaaaaaaaagattatgGTGACAAGACACTCATTGTTGGGAACTTAGATGAAGAATTTAATGGCGATGTACACAATgcaaaggatgaaaagaacgaaaaaaaagtaattatAATTGATGATGTCTTTACCTGTGGCACTGCCTTGACGGAAATAATGAACAAGCTAAAGTCATATCCCAACTTGAAGGTTGTTGCTTTCATCGTTTTACTTAATCGAAATGAGTACGAACTGAATGAGCACAATGAAAAGGTGTATTTCAAAGATTTGTTTGAACAGAAACTCAAGGTCCCTCTTTACAGCATTCTCAGTTACAACGAGGACCTGGAGCCCCTCATGGGTTAG
- a CDS encoding AKAP-like protein, putative — protein sequence MNVRKSILNYLILHSSIVRRNHNKSYQKECRQSGSLNWMEKNRKMKSVRPNYFVCIPLSGNKGLVEELIKVQNHVASKFEMLKECAIERNKFHISLLILHVKKSQMVASKEAFREAIEEIKKLNHQAISFDTLETFRNDVLYAGLKEDSRKYVVNMIALLRDAFTKRDIHIFSNHKGKEEAREKTRPSGAIDKGIGNRTDKGAAVPSTYQCSEKEQITPHVTIMKNSYLRKIYANRKPQIFADYYADFNLSKLQTERVVPNKIQFLEMDTDSATSYYRVIDECGLP from the coding sequence ATGAATGTAAGAAAAAGCATcttaaattatttaattcTGCATAGCAGTATCGTCCGGAGGAACCATAACAAGAGCTATCAAAAGGAATGCAGGCAGAGCGGCAGCCTCAActggatggaaaaaaacagaaaaatgaaaagcgtGAGACCCAATTATTTTGTGTGCATCCCCCTGTCAGGCAACAAGGGGTTAGTGGAAGAATTGATCAAAGTGCAAAATCACGTGGCTTCGAAATTCGAAATGCTCAAAGAATGTGCAATTGAGAGAAACAAGTTTCACATATCTCTCCTCATTTTACACGTGAAGAAATCCCAAATGGTGGCCTCCAAGGAGGCCTTCCGCGAAGCCAtagaggaaattaaaaaactcAACCATCAAGCTATTTCGTTCGATACACTGGAAACGTTTCGAAACGACGTTTTGTATGCAGGGCTGAAGGAGGACAGCCGGAAGTACGTAGTCAATATGATAGCTCTCCTGAGGGACGCCTTCACCAAGAGGGACATACATATCTTCAGCAATCACAAGGGTAAGGAGGAGGCCCGGGAGAAGACACGTCCTAGCGGCGCAATCGACAAGGGTATAGGCAATCGGACCGACAAAGGTGCAGCCGTACCCAGCACATACCAATGCAGcgagaaagaacaaataacCCCCCACGTGACCATCATGAAAAACTCCTACCTGAGAAAAATATACGCCAACAGGAAGCCCCAAATTTTCGCCGACTATTACGCCGACTTCAACTTGTCCAAACTGCAAACTGAGCGGGTCGTTCCCAACAAAATACAGTTCCTCGAAATGGACACAGACTCGGCAACGTCGTACTATAGAGTCATCGATGAATGTGGCCTTCCTTGA
- a CDS encoding GTP-binding protein, putative has protein sequence MIRKASLSLFKEDASGRPYLAKPFLNINFLNEEELPFWLTDEKHIKKCNSIFSSKIIAYPVYVAQTIHKYKPSAIPQIAIFGRSNVGKSSLINALLNNREVAQASRTPGRTRHLFIFNLLNHLSIVDLPGYGFAKVSKDMRDNWSILIEEYLKRAVNLKRALCLIECTEFFTPHDFVLLDMLITKGVPFQIVVTKVDRLKAHELHTLMLKVLSVIDDYRKKVKSLNERMHRQGLSIHKETTYDMKISTYLFNVSSLKNFGVQQLRAHLGLIATDNMFMKK, from the exons atgataaggaAGGCATCGCTGTCCCTCTTCAAGGAAGACGCAT CAGGAAGGCCGTACTTGGCAAAGCCATTCCTTAATATCAATTTTCTAAACGAGGAAGAGCTCCCCTTTTGGCTGACAGATGAGaaacat attaaaaaatgcaactcGATTTTCAGCTCCAAAATTATTGCCTACCCAGTGTATGTGGCCCAAACAATCCATAAGTATAAGCCGTCGGCCATCCCGCAG ATAGCCATATTCGGACGGTCCAACGTTGGCAAATCGAGTTTAATCAACGCCCTGCTGAACAATAGGGAAGTTGCGCAGGCTTCAAGGACACCG GGGCGTACCCggcatttgttcattttcaaCCTACTAAATCATCTCTCCATCGTGGACTTACCTGGCTATGGGTTCGCCAAGGTTTCGAAGGATATGCGTGATAACTGGTCTATCCTTATCGAGGAGTATTTGAAAAGAGCAGTCAACTTGAAGCGCGCTCTGTGCTTGATCGAATGCACTGAATTTTTCACTCCACATGATTTTGTCTTACTCGACATGTTAATAACCAAGGGGGTACCTTTTCAAATTGTCGTTACCAAGGTGGATAGGCTTAAG GCACACGAGCTCCACACACTCATGCTTAAAGTACTCTCCGTCATTGATGATTACAGGAAGAAGGTTAAATCGCTTAACGAGCGTATGCACCGGCAGGGGTTAAGTATCCACAAAGAGACCACCTACGACATGAAAATAAGCACCTACTTATTTAATGTATCCAGTTTGAAGAACTTTGGGGTTCAGCAGTTGAGGGCCCACTTGGGGTTGATAGCAACTGACAACATGTTcatgaagaaatga
- a CDS encoding mitochondrial import inner membrane translocase subunit TIM16, putative: protein MLPFRPLSQFVFQFLIITSTALGKAFIQAYKEIIKNKNTHLIKEKYSTCMNVEEALNILNVDKSKIYKNLTREELNALREEINNRHMILSKLNEKSGPYNGSAYIQKKAEIARDVLLQSLKQQ, encoded by the exons ATGTTACCCTTTAGGCCCCTTAGCCAGTTCGTTTTTCAGTTCCTCATCATAACGTCAACTGCTTTGGGCAAGGCCTTCATACAG GCGTACAAGGAAATCATAAAGAACAAGAATACGCACTTGATCAAGGAAAAGTACAGCACGTGCATGAACGTGGAGGAGGCGTTGAACATTCTCAACGTGGATAAAagcaaaatttacaaaaatttaacGAGGGAAGAATTGAATGCCCTTCGAGAGGAAATTAACAACAGACATATGATACTCAGCAAGTTGAATGAGAAAAGCGGGCCATACAATGGCTCCGCGTACATTCAGAAGAAGGCAGAAATTGCCAGAGACGTTTTACTACAGAGTTTGAAGCAACAGTAA
- a CDS encoding deoxyribodipyrimidine photo-lyase, putative has product MNRPDGIMNRPDGIMNRPDGIMNDKGKGTLLMSERNKGPNMDSEECPKDPHGETHQKKQSRQQNVPTCNITTGEEKEKNEREDVLRKDRRSDFNEEKTNTENSQTNRPEEQDRKSANRDEEKFVKKAPSDDPLWIHGEGHASKMDMNKAEMSNRKEISKVGKLTKLMQERGGKKGEATRSDPVRRKDASQERKNELMERRNGSARTPNGLAGSRGGPPNSSAKFSPNSAPKSTSKLAPKLASKLASKLAPNSAPKLTSKLTSKLTSKIVPKSIPTVAPKLRRNGPTGTLSLNRGKCASLKKVPPWSLHGYKNKTNFPSIHPGGSEDKRKRNPYEVSREKKMTILVKRVRCLTSFESSTESNGRGDSTNQRDHTSDGGRDAVGRRCRIKGEVTDGDKATSSFPVDGIDVIKETCNSPGEGTIATVATDAICNLPDAANEQKDTLLLLLTRDFRVNDNWALIYAYEMAKKKGLTLIACTCLNRKEKVTNRFIHTKLKILKNLEYSLKKINIPFYMLPLYMIDEFGEFMKTHQVKIITCDLHVLNDEKAFIKSLSHLCNKRKVKMFQVDSHNIVPMWVTSKMEECSVRTIKPKIQALLPTFLIEYMSIEPFVQNLKFPEPFDIDEVLNKLSVSNTCAVVPNFVLTEKKAEELLKDFCSKVLDKYNVKRNDPNSDAGSVLLPYVNLGIISSQRCVLEVHKHAYNNPSINAVSGKESFSDDFIMRKELADNYCYYNKNYDNFEGGRDWAKESLKKHDADKREYLYDYEDFRSAKTHNDMWNCCQLQLINEGIMHEFLKVYWAKKILNWSGNSQTALKYALQLNNELSIDGKTPNGYVSIMWSIMGVHDQSWNEKNIFGKIRFINSNGCKRNFDLNMFMSKYPKGKENASIVKKIPTITFANYLKKRKNCPGTPLDEPSRKMRGKGPVS; this is encoded by the exons ATGAACCGACCAGACGGTATTATGAACCGGCCAGACGGTATTATGAACCGACCAGACGGTATTATGAACGACAAAGGGAAAGGCACACTGCTGATGAGCGAACGGAACAAAGGACCAAACATGGACAGTGAAGAATGTCCAAAGGATCCCCATGGTGAAACGCACCAAAAGAAACAATCCCGTCAACAGAATGTGCCAACATGTAATATAACAACAggtgaagagaaagaaaagaatgaaagagaagatgTACTCAGGAAGGATCGAAGAAGTGATttcaatgaagaaaagacaAACACAGAAAATTCACAAACGAATCGACCTGAGGAGCAAGACAGAAAAAGTGCAAATCGGGATGAAGAGAAGTTCGTGAAGAAAGCGCCCAGTGATGACCCTCTGTGGATACACGGAGAAGGGCATGCGTCTAAAATGGACATGAACAAGGCGGAAATGTCAAATAGGAAGGAAATATCAAAGGTAGGAAAACTGACCAAGCTGATGCAggaaaggggaggaaaaaagggagaagcgACAAGGAGTGATCCAGTGAGGAGAAAGGATGCCTCccaagaaagaaaaaatgagttaATGGAGAGGAGGAATGGCTCGGCACGCACTCCGAACGGGTTAGCGGGTAGTCGAGGTGGTCCCCCAAATAGCTCGGCGAAATTTTCGCCCAATTCTGCGCCAAAGTCGACATCAAAATTGGCCCCAAAATTGGCCTCAAAATTGGCCTCAAAATTGGCCCCCAATTCAGCCCCAAAATTGACCTCAAAATTGACCTCAAAATTGACCTCAAAAATAGTACCCAAATCGATACCCACTGTGGCGCCGAAGCTCCGGCGAAATGGCCCCACGGGTACCCTCTCTTTGAATCGCGGAAAGTGCGCCTCGCTAAAGAAGGTGCCCCCATGGTCGCTCCAtggatataaaaataaaacgaacTTTCCATCAATACATCCTGGGGGGAGTGAGGACAAACGGAAAAGGAACCCGTATGAGGTATCgcgggagaagaaaatgacaatTTTGGTGAAGAGGGTTCGGTGCTTGACCTCCTTCGAGAGCAGCACTGAGAGCAACGGAAGGGGAGATTCTACCAACCAGAGGGATCATACCAGTGATGGTGGACGAGATGCTGTAGGACGGAGGTGTCGCATCAAGGGGGAAGTAACAGATGGTGACAAAGCAACTTCTAGTTTCCCCGTCGACGGAATAGATGTTATCAAAGAAACTTGTAATTCCCCTGGTGAAGGAACAATTGCTACAGTTGCAACAGATGCAATTTGCAACCTTCCTGACGCAGCAAACGAGCAGAAGGACACCCTTCTCTTACTGCTTACAAGGGATTTCCGCGTGAACGACAACTGGGCGTTGATATACGCATACGAGATGGCCAAAAAGAAGGGCCTCACCCTCATCGCCTGTACTTGTCTAaataggaaagaaaaagtaacgAACCGATTTATTCACACAAAATTGAAGATTCTAAAGAATTTAGAGTAttctttgaagaaaattaatatCCCCTTCTACATGTTACCTCTGTACATGATTGATGAATTTGGTGAGTTCATGAAAACACATCAAGTTAAAATAATAACGTGTGACTTGCATGTGTTGAATGATGAGAAGGCATTCATTAAGTCGCTATCTCATTTGTGTAACAAgaggaaagtaaaaatgtTCCAAGTAGATTCGCACAATATTGTCCCCATGTGGGTTACttccaaaatggaggaatGCTCAGTGAGGACCATCAAGCCAAAGATACAGGCTCTCCTACCAACCTTCCTAATTGAGTATATGTCGATAGAACCTTTtgtacaaaatttaaaattccCGGAACCGTTTGACATAGACGAGGTATTGAACAAGCTCAGCGTGTCCAACACGTGTGCGGTGGTCCCCAATTTTGTTCTCACGGAAAAGAAGGCAGAAGAATTGTTGAAAGATTTTTGCAGTAAGGTTTTGGATAAGTACAATGTGAAGCGGAACGACCCGAACAGCGATGCCGGCAGTGTGCTTTTGCCTTATGTCAACTTGGGGATCATATCTTCCCAGAG GTGCGTCCTGGAGGTGCACAAGCACGCATACAACAATCCGTCCATAAATGCGGTGAGCGGAAAGGAGTCGTTCAGCGACGACTTTATCATGCGCAAGGAGTTGGCGGACAATTACTGCTACTACAACAAAAATTACGACAACTTCGAAGGCGGCAGGGACTGGGCAAAAGAAAGTCTCAAAAAACACGACGCAGACAAAAGGGAGTATTTATACGATTATGAAGACTTTAGGAGTGCCAAGACACATAATGACATGTGGAATTGTTGCCAACTACAACTCATCAATGAAGGAATAATgcatgaatttttaaaagtttattgggcgaaaaaaattctgaactGGTCAGGCAATTCTCAGACAGCCCTAAAATATGCCCTGCAGTTAAATAACGAATTGTCCATTGATGGAAAGACCCCCAATGGATATGTTTCCATCATGTGGTCTATCATGGGAGTACATGACCAGAGTTGGAACGAGAAAAACatctttggaaaaattcGCTTTATAAATAGTAACGGATGTAAACGTAACTTCGACCTGAACATGTTCATGTCAAAATATCccaagggaaaagaaaacgcTTCAATTGTGAAGAAAATTCCCACCATTACATTTGCCAATTATTTgaagaaacggaaaaattgTCCTGGGACTCCACTTGATGAACCCTCACGGAAGATGCGTGGCAAGGGGCCCGTCAGCTGA
- a CDS encoding purine nucleoside phosphorylase, putative, translated as MEEEMQRHIKLTPSQTTPVVLVVGDPGRVDKVKMLCDSYVDLAYNREYKSVECTYKGQKFLCVSHGVGSAGCAICFEELMNNGAKVIIRAGSCGSLQPTQMKRGDICICNAAVREDRVSHLMIYSDFPAVADFEVYDTLNKVAQELEVPVFNGISLSSDLYYPHKIIPTRLEDYSKANVAVVEMEVATLMVMGTLRKVKTGGIFIVDGCPLKWDEGDFDNNLVPEKLENMIKISLETCARLAKKY; from the coding sequence atggaagaagaaatgcaGAGGCACATCAAGCTCACGCCATCACAGACGACCCCAGTGGTATTGGTGGTTGGAGACCCAGGTCGAGTGGACAAGGTTAAAATGCTGTGTGACTCGTACGTAGATTTGGCGTATAACAGAGAGTACAAAAGTGTTGAGTGCACATACAAAGGGCAGAAGTTCCTCTGTGTCAGCCACGGAGTAGGATCCGCAGGATGTGCAATCTGTTTCGAGGAGCTCATGAATAACGGAGCAAAGGTGATCATTCGTGCTGGATCATGTGGTTCTCTCCAACCAACTCAAATGAAGAGAGGTGACATTTGTATATGCAATGCAGCAGTAAGAGAAGACAGAGTATCGCACCTTATGATATATTCAGACTTTCCCGCTGTAGCAGATTTTGAGGTTTACGACACCTTAAACAAAGTAGCACAAGAGTTAGAGGTTCCCGTTTTCAATGGAATTAGTTTATCATCTGACCTATACTACCCACACAAGATCATCCCCACAAGATTGGAAGATTACTCAAAAGCTAATGTCGCTGTGGTCGAAATGGAAGTAGCCACCTTGATGGTTATGGGTACTCTTCGAAAAGTAAAAACAGGTGGCATTTTCATTGTTGATGGATGCCCATTGAAGTGGGATGAAGGAGACTTTGACAATAACCTCGTTCCAGAGAAACTTGAAAATATGATTAAGATATCTTTGGAGACTTGTGCCAGATTGGCGAAGAAGTATTAG